The nucleotide window CCGCTGATGCCGATGCCCAGCGCCTTTTCGATATTCCCCTTGCCTTCCGCAATCCCCTTGTCGAGCAAGCCGACACTGCCGTCCAGGCTCAGCAACCCTGGCTCAAGCGGCTTCGGCTCATCGGCAAAAGATGGAGCCGCTGTAGACAACGACAACGCCATCGCCCAGACCGCCCACATAACATTCTTCTTCATCTGAACACCCCTCCCTCAGATAAGATGTCGGCCAATCCGCCTATCAACGATTAACAGACTTCCGATAAAAGAAAAGGCACCTATACAAAATAACCAGGCGCCCTTGCCTATTTTTACGCGGTTCTGAAGGCCTCATCGCCTTCGACCGTTGATTAGAACGCAACTTCTATGCCCGGCGAACCTACCTTAAAAGTCTAATAACTGCAACAGTTTTTACTTTCGTCTGGGGAAAACATGCCGCCTCTTTAAGCAGGCTCAGCCTACAGGTTAGGCATGGTGGGAACGGCCTGCGGCACTCACATGTCACCCTCTAGGAAATTTGACATTTTTCTCACCCTTACCGCGCATGCTTTGAGCTCCGGTTGCCTGGAGAGGGGGTCTCTGGCGGTCACGGTCAGGTTGTTCGCCGCCTTATAAAAGCCAAACTGTCTGCCCCAGTGAAAGGGCATGAAACAAGTCCCCGGCCGGGTCTCGGCGGTCACGCGGACCTGAACTACCGCCTTCCCCCGCCGGGAAACGATTTCGACAAAATCGGCGTCGACGATGGCGCAATTTTTTGCGTCCAACGGGTTCATCTCCAGGTACGGCTCTGGACACATTTTCCTGAGCGCCTCGACTTTGCCGGTTCGGGTCATGGTGTGCCACTGATTCTTCACTCGTCCCGTCGTAAGAATATGCGGATAGTCTTTGTCCGGCGGCTCGAACGGCTCCTGGTGATCGACGGCGATAAAGTTCGCCCGGCCGTTTGAATCAGGAAAGCTGAAATCGGCATAGAGTCTTTCCGTGCCCGGATGAGCCTCGGCCGGACAGGGCCATTGGAGCGGGCCTTTTTTTAGACGGTCGTAAGTCACACCCGAATAATCGCACATCGTCCCGCGCGTAAGCCGAGCAAACTCGGCGAAAATTTCTTCGGCCGACTCGTACGGAAAAGCCGCTTCAAACCCCAGCTCGCGCGCGAAGCGAGTGAGGATTTTCCAATCCGGCAGCGCTTCGCCCGGCGCATCGACGAGCTTCGGCATGTAAGTGATCCGCCGCTCCGAGTTGGTCATCACGCCCTCTTTCTCCGACCACTGCGCGGCGGGCAAAAGAACGTGGGCAAACTGCGTCGTCCCGGACGGATGATAGGCGTCCTGCACGACGACCAGCTCGGCCTTTCTCAGCGCCTTCTCGATAAAATCGATATCCGGCGCGGAAGCGGCCGGATTGGTGCACATGATCCAGACCGCCTTGACCTCTCCCTGCTCCATGGCTTCGAAGAGGTCGAGAGCCGAAAGGCCGGCCGCCGGCGACAGCCGTTCGGCGGGAATTCCCCAAAAGCGCGCGACTTCCGCGCGATGAATCGGGTTGGAAACCTCGCGGTAACCGGGGAGAAGCTGGGACATGCCGCCGACCTCGCGGCCGCCCATGGCGTTGGGCTGGCCCGTCAGGGAAAACGGGCCGCAGCCGGGCTTGCCGATTTTTCCCGTCGCGAGATGGAGGTTGTGAATGGCGTTGTTCTTGCTGACGCCCACCGTGCTCTGATTCACCCCCATGCTCCAGAGGGTGAGCGCCCGTTCCGATTTCCCGAAGATCATCGCGGCTTCTTCTATAAGGCACGCCGGGACGCCGCATATTTTTTCCGCGACCGCGGGCGGATACTTCTCCGCCATCGCAATCGTATCGGCAAACCCTTTCGTATGTTTCATGACGAAGCCGAGATCGATCAGCTCTTCGTTGATCAGCACGCAAAGCATGCTATTCAAGAGCGCGATGTCCGTGCCGGGCCGAATCGGCAGGTGAAGATCGGCGAAGTCGGCGGTCTCCGTCCGGCGCGGGTCGACCGCAATCACCACGACGCCGTCGGGGTCCTGCATCTTTCTGCGCTTGATCCTTTTGAAGACGACGGGATGGCAGTCGGCGGTATTGGTGCCGATGAGCAGAAAGCAATCCGCCAGGTCGAGGTCGGCGTAGGAGGCCGGCGGGCCGTCGGAACCGAGGGAAGTCTTGTAGCCGGCCACCGCCGACGCCATGCAGAGGCGGGAATTGGTGTCGAAGTTATTGGTCCCGAGAAAACCTTTCGCGAGCTTGTTGCCGACGTAATATTCTTCGGTCGTAAGCTGCCCCGAGCCATAGAAAGCGACCGCGTTCGGCCCGTGCTCGGCGATAATTTCGCGAAACCTACGGGCGAGAAACTTGAGCGCCGCGTCCCAGGAAACGCGGGTGAAAGGTCCGTCCTGGCAACGGCGCATCTGAGGGTAGAGCAAGCGATCCGGCGTCTTCAAACTCTCCGGCAGATAGACCGCCTTGGCGCAGAGGTCGCCCAGACTCGACGGATGATCTGGATCGCCTTTGATTCTTGCGACGGCGCCATCCTTCAGCCAGGCAAGAAGGCCGCAGCCCACGCCGCAGTAAGGGCAATAGGATTTCACCCAGCGCTCAACGTTACCGTTTTTGACTCTTTCCATCCGCTCTTTCTCTCAGGCCCGGTCAGAACGCGACGCCGACTTTTTCCTGCGCCCAGTCGCGCCGCCAATCTCTCTGGACATAGGCGAGCAAAGCTAGGCAGAACAGAGTTGCCGCCGCCAAAAAAACAAACCCGGCGGCGTAGGATCCCGTGAATTCTTTGGAGAGGCCGAGGAGAAAAGGAAGTAGAAAACCTCCCAAGCCGCCGGCGGCGCCGACCAACCCGGTCACGACGCCGATTTCATTTTTGAAGCGCTGCGGAACAATTTGGAACACAGCGCCGTTTCCCATGCCGAGCACACCCATGCCCGCGAACAACAACGTCGTAGCCCATGACAGCGGCGGGAGCCGGCTGAGAAGCAGAACGACCCCGGCAACGAGCGCATACAAAGCCATCAACACCCGAATGCCGCCGAGGCGGTCCGCTAACAGTCCGCCCAGCGGACGGAAAAAACTTCCGGCGCAAACGCAAAGCGCAGTGAGACCTCCGGACGCCACTTTGCTCACTCCGTATTGGTCGTGAAAAAAAACCGGCAGAAAGCTCGCCAGACCGACGAAGCCGCCGAACGTTACCATGTAGAAAAGGCTGAACCACCAAGTATCGGCCTCTTTAAGCACCGCGAGGTATGCGGAGAATCTTTGCAAAGGCTGCCGCGTCGTCTGTTCTTTGGCGGCTAAACAAAATATGGCCAGAGTGAGAAGAACCGGCAGAGTGGCGACGCCGAAGACCGCATGCCAGCCCAATCGTTCAGCGAGACGCGGCGCGAGCAGCGCGGCGATCACCGTGCCGCTGTTGCCGGCGCCGGCGATGCCCATGACCAATCCCTGATAGCGCGCCGGATAGCAGCGGCTCGCCATGGGCAGCGCGACGGCAAAGCTTGCGCCCGCGATGCCGAGCATCAAACCGATGAAAAGCATCTGCTCTACGCTTC belongs to Candidatus Binatia bacterium and includes:
- a CDS encoding nitrate/nitrite transporter: MRRGDIKKFFQAGHFGTLISAFLYFDVSFMVWVMVGALGVYIAEDFSLTAAEKGLLVAAPILGGSLLRLPLGLAADFFGPKKSGSVGLALTLIPLLWAWLGGGSVEQMLFIGLMLGIAGASFAVALPMASRCYPARYQGLVMGIAGAGNSGTVIAALLAPRLAERLGWHAVFGVATLPVLLTLAIFCLAAKEQTTRQPLQRFSAYLAVLKEADTWWFSLFYMVTFGGFVGLASFLPVFFHDQYGVSKVASGGLTALCVCAGSFFRPLGGLLADRLGGIRVLMALYALVAGVVLLLSRLPPLSWATTLLFAGMGVLGMGNGAVFQIVPQRFKNEIGVVTGLVGAAGGLGGFLLPFLLGLSKEFTGSYAAGFVFLAAATLFCLALLAYVQRDWRRDWAQEKVGVAF
- a CDS encoding nitrate reductase, whose translation is MERVKNGNVERWVKSYCPYCGVGCGLLAWLKDGAVARIKGDPDHPSSLGDLCAKAVYLPESLKTPDRLLYPQMRRCQDGPFTRVSWDAALKFLARRFREIIAEHGPNAVAFYGSGQLTTEEYYVGNKLAKGFLGTNNFDTNSRLCMASAVAGYKTSLGSDGPPASYADLDLADCFLLIGTNTADCHPVVFKRIKRRKMQDPDGVVVIAVDPRRTETADFADLHLPIRPGTDIALLNSMLCVLINEELIDLGFVMKHTKGFADTIAMAEKYPPAVAEKICGVPACLIEEAAMIFGKSERALTLWSMGVNQSTVGVSKNNAIHNLHLATGKIGKPGCGPFSLTGQPNAMGGREVGGMSQLLPGYREVSNPIHRAEVARFWGIPAERLSPAAGLSALDLFEAMEQGEVKAVWIMCTNPAASAPDIDFIEKALRKAELVVVQDAYHPSGTTQFAHVLLPAAQWSEKEGVMTNSERRITYMPKLVDAPGEALPDWKILTRFARELGFEAAFPYESAEEIFAEFARLTRGTMCDYSGVTYDRLKKGPLQWPCPAEAHPGTERLYADFSFPDSNGRANFIAVDHQEPFEPPDKDYPHILTTGRVKNQWHTMTRTGKVEALRKMCPEPYLEMNPLDAKNCAIVDADFVEIVSRRGKAVVQVRVTAETRPGTCFMPFHWGRQFGFYKAANNLTVTARDPLSRQPELKACAVRVRKMSNFLEGDM